GCGGCAAGAAGGCGAAGATCAAGGAGAAGCGCTCCTAGCGCATCCCCACCTGTCATCCCACTGGGCTCCCGGCGCATATGCTTGCCGGGAGCTCAGGCGGTTAAATGACAGACAGCACGGCACCCGTGGGGACGAGATCCTCGGGCAGGCACAGCGGCAGCGGGTCGCGTGGATGGAAGACGTTCCTCCGGGACGTCATCGTCATCTTCGTGGTGGCCCTCCTGGTATCCATCCTGATCAAGGCGTTCCTGATCCGGTCCTTCTACATCCCCTCGGCGTCGATGGAGGACACCCTCCAGATCAACGACCGCATCGTCGTCAATCAGCTGACTCCGCGGCTGATGCCGCTCCAGCACGGCGACGTCGTGGTGTTCCGTGATCCGGGCGGTTGGCTGACGCCGTCGCCTGAGGTCGACAAGCCGCCTCTCGCGGCCGCCGTCGACTGGGCGCTCACCACGGTGGGCCTCTCCGCGTCCGACAGCAACGACCACCTCATCAAGCGCCTCATCGGGCTGCCGGGCGACCATGTCGTCTGCTGCAACTCCCTCGGCCAGATGAGCGTCAACGACGTGCCCCTCGACGAGCCGTACCTGAAGCTCGTCCCCGGCGACACGCGCGCGTCCGACGTCGACTTCGACGTCACCGTCCCTGCGGACTCCCTCTGGGTGATGGGCGACAACCGCGGCAACTCCGCGGACTCGCGCTACAACGTCGACGGTCCCACGAAGGGCTTCGTGCCCATCGACCACGTGGTCGGCCGCGCGTTCGTCATCACCTGGCCCATCGACCGCTGGTCGATCCTCAGCGACCACCCCGAGACGTTCGGCGACGTGCCCGACGCGGTCCCCGCCGGCTGATGCCGGTCGCCGATCCGACGTTCGAGATCGAGCACGAGCTGCTCGGCGCCGGCGCCGCCCTCGTCATCGGCTGCGACGAGGTCGGGCGCGGTGCCCTCGCCGGCCCGGTCGCGGTGGGCATGGCGGCTGTCGGCCCCGACGCGGATGCGTTCCCGGTGGGCCTGCGGGACTCGAAGATGCTCAGCGAGAAGCGCCGAGAGGCCCTGCACCCGCTGGTGTCCGCGTGGGCGGGGCACTCCGCGGTCGGCATGGCGTCAGCCGAGGAGGTGGATGCGCTCGGGATCACGGCCTGCCTCGGCCTCGCCGGGCGGCGTGCGCTCGTCGAGCTGCACCACCTCGGCGTGCCGCTCCTCGACAGCGTGGTGCTCCTCGACGGGTCCCACGACTGGCTCACGCCCGCGCTCGTGCATCCGGTGCCGGTGCGGCTCCGCGTCAAGGCCGACCGCGACTGCGCGTCGGTGGCCGCGGCGTCGGTGCTCGCCAAGGTGCACCGCGACCGCCTGATGGCCGCGTGGCACGAGGAGTCGCCCGAGTACGGCTGGGCAGGCAACAAGGGCTACGGGAGCCCGGCCCACCTCGACGTGATCCGCGCGAACGGGGCGTCGCGGATCCACCGGCGCACGTGGCTCACCGGCGTCCTGGCTTCCCCGGGTGCCTGAGGCCCTTCCTCATTCGGGCCCGGGCGCGGCATCCCGTGGGCGGGGGGTCGGGCGGCGGCCCCGGCCGGACGGAGGCGGCTGCGCGGGCGGTTAGGATCGACGGACCATGGATGACGACGAGTTCGAGGACTACGACCGCGAGGTGGAGCTCGCGCTCTACCGGGAGTACCGGGACATCGTGTCCCAGTTCAAGTACGTGGTCGAGACCGAGCGGCGCTTCTACCTCGCCAACGAGGTCGAGCTGGTGCGCCGCGACACGGAGCACGACTTCTACTTCGAGCTGAGCATGACCGACGTGTGGGTCTGGGACGTGTACCGCTCCGACCGCTTCGTGAAGTCCGTGCGCGTGCTCACCTTCAAGGACGTGAACGTCGAGGAGCTGTCGGCGAAGGAGTTCGAGCTCCCCAAGGAGCTCGCCATCGACGAGTAGGGCTCCTCACGGGATCCCTCCCCAGGCGCTCGCCCCATCCGCACCGCACGGCCTCGCGTCCGAGGGCGGGCGTCGCCGCCGCGACGACGCATCCTCCTCGCGGAGGTGCGCATGACACGCGAGCAGGACCTGGGACGACGCGGCGAGGATCTCGCCGCACAGCATCTGATCGAACGCGGCTACGCGCTCGTCGAGCGCAACTGGCGGTGCCGCGAGGGCGAGGTCGACCTCGTGATGACCCACGGGGGCACGACCGTGCTCGTGGAGGTCAAGACGCGGGCGGGGCTCCGCTACGGGCATCCGCTCGAGGCGGTCACGCGCGCGAAGGCCGCACGGCTCCGGGTCCTCGCCGGCCTCTGGCGCCAGGCGCATCCTGAGCGGCGCGGGCCGGTGCGGATCGACGTGGTCGGGGTCGTCTGGCCCCGGGGCGGACAGCCGTCGGTCGAGGTCGTGCGGAGCGCCTGCTGATGGCCGTCGGCCGCACGCTCGCCGTCGCCCTCTCGGGCCTCGACGGAGCGCTCGTCGACGTGGAGGCGGACATCACGAGCCAGCTCCCCGGGTTCGTCCTCATCGGCCTGCCGGACGCCGCGCTCAGCCAGGCCCGGGAACGCGTCCGTGCCGCGACCGGCAACGCGGGGTGCGAGTT
This window of the Clavibacter sepedonicus genome carries:
- the lepB gene encoding signal peptidase I, with product MTDSTAPVGTRSSGRHSGSGSRGWKTFLRDVIVIFVVALLVSILIKAFLIRSFYIPSASMEDTLQINDRIVVNQLTPRLMPLQHGDVVVFRDPGGWLTPSPEVDKPPLAAAVDWALTTVGLSASDSNDHLIKRLIGLPGDHVVCCNSLGQMSVNDVPLDEPYLKLVPGDTRASDVDFDVTVPADSLWVMGDNRGNSADSRYNVDGPTKGFVPIDHVVGRAFVITWPIDRWSILSDHPETFGDVPDAVPAG
- a CDS encoding ribonuclease HII; translated protein: MPVADPTFEIEHELLGAGAALVIGCDEVGRGALAGPVAVGMAAVGPDADAFPVGLRDSKMLSEKRREALHPLVSAWAGHSAVGMASAEEVDALGITACLGLAGRRALVELHHLGVPLLDSVVLLDGSHDWLTPALVHPVPVRLRVKADRDCASVAAASVLAKVHRDRLMAAWHEESPEYGWAGNKGYGSPAHLDVIRANGASRIHRRTWLTGVLASPGA
- a CDS encoding DUF2469 family protein — translated: MDDDEFEDYDREVELALYREYRDIVSQFKYVVETERRFYLANEVELVRRDTEHDFYFELSMTDVWVWDVYRSDRFVKSVRVLTFKDVNVEELSAKEFELPKELAIDE
- a CDS encoding YraN family protein — protein: MTREQDLGRRGEDLAAQHLIERGYALVERNWRCREGEVDLVMTHGGTTVLVEVKTRAGLRYGHPLEAVTRAKAARLRVLAGLWRQAHPERRGPVRIDVVGVVWPRGGQPSVEVVRSAC